CGATTTTGGGAGCAATGTGTATAATCAAAGATTTAGTTATGATCAATTGGCGAAATCAGTTCGATTCCATTAATAAGCTCGAGAATTAGTGCGTTAATTTGTTGCACAATCCATCCACCCCCAACTCGTCGCGTGGCAGAAGGAAAAACAGGACAATCAAGAACCCCCATCTTCTGCCGCGCGCCAGCTGAGCGGCGCACCGTGCACCGGAACGAAAAGAGAGGCTGCCTCGGCTCGGCCGATCCGTCAGCAGAGGCCGTCCTCGAGGAACCGGACGAACTGGAACAGGTTCATCCTGCCGTCCCTGGACCCGCAGCTCGACGAGATCATGGCCCTGCACGCGGCGTCGTCGACCTCCGGGAACCCGAGCCTCGCCAGGGCGCCCTGCAGGTCCGCCGCGCCGATGAACCCGTCCGCGTCGCCGTCGAACACGGCGAACGCGCGCCGCACCTCCGCGAAGCTCGGCTCCTCGGCGTCGAACAGCCGTGACACCTCGGCGTGGCCCAGCGTGGCACTCAGACCGTCCCCGGCGGCGGTCACTCCCAGCCCGATCCTGGCCATGAtcgcctccacctcttccttcctcagctcctcgtcctcctcctcctcctcagcgtGGACGTCCTCGCAGCACGGTGCGACGTGCGCCGCCGACGAGGTTGCGTACGCGCACTTGGCGTAAGCGGCCGGCGACGGGACGACGATGGACCTGGCGAAGGACTGCAGGAAGGAGGCGTAGCTGTGGAAGAAGGCGGACGCGACGGtgccgaggaagccgacgaggtAGGGGATGAGCTGGAGCTGCAGCGGCTCCCGGAACGAGAGCACGCGGCGGAGGAACGGTCGCGGCGCAGTCGCGTCTGCCATCGCTAGACTTGAGAGTTCACTGGTGTCGAACAAACAGTTGGCGCCGGCTAGAATGGACAATGCTGCGCGCGTGTACAAGGTGAGGTGAGGACGAACGATGGTGTGTGTGAAGACGGAGGGAGGGCGGGGGGTTTATATGAGAGGCCCGAGCTCGATCATGGAGTAAACAAGTCGTGGAGGGAGGAAGCTCCCTTTGCATTGCATATTTGCATGGCGTTGTGGAGTTGGCAACTTGGCACGGCGCGCTCGAGGGAAGCTGCGTGCGTGCTTCCCCAGGCGTGAGAGTGATggttagagcatcttcagccgttgacCCGTAGGGGGCGTCTAAAATCGCCGTCTGGGGATAGCTGGCACAAAAAATCGGCCCGAGgacgagttggtccccagccgtcggccccAGGGCTGCCCAGGCGCGTTCAAAAAATAAAAGTATATAGCAAAGTTCGGTaaagttcggcgaagttcggctaAACACGACAAATTTTGGCCAACTAGGGCATATATTTCAACAAAGTTCATGGATTTTCATTACATATCAAATATATAAACTAATTTAAAAAAGAAACTGGCTGAACGtcgagtagtcgccgtcgtcgccgccatcgtcaccgccgtcgtcatcgttgcccttctcctccttgacgcgggcgcccctgctggccccggcgtcgccatggcggactggtggcggcggcgacgcgtcgtcgtcgtcgctgtcgtcgatgacgacgacgactccttcgtcgcggccccggcggcgctcCGCGAAGCGCCGCAGGGaggcgcactggcgctccctcgccatcttcagggagtcccGGCGTGCCCATTCAAGagccgcgtcgtcgtcgagctcgacctcgccgtgctccgtcttcatGGCGGGGAGACCCGGCTCCGCCTTCACCgacgcgagccccggctccgttttTGCCTTGACaaagcgcggaggaggagccgatgaggaggcgcgccggccgccctcgttgatgatgatgccggcgctgcgagtgcgccggccgagcggcgtctccgccgcagGCTCGGCATTGAAGCCGAGCAgcgccggagtgccggaggagtgcgaggaagagcgcgaggaggaggaagaagaggaggcgccGAACCCCCTTGTCACCCATGGCCCGTCGCGTCGGCGGTGCGCTTGGGCGGTcgccctcgccggggggtacgccaacggcgggttgttgccgccctcgaggtgcgtcagcacgccctcgagtgtgcggccggggacgccccatcACAGGTGgtgcccctcgctgttcttcaggcCGCTGACCCCCGCCGCGCCGTTGGTGGATGCCAGCCGCTGCTGCTGACGGcactcgaagtacgccgcccaagccgcgtggttgtcggcggcgtactgggggagggagagctgggcgtcggtgagggaggcgcgcatgacctcgacctcgtcggcgaagtaggagggtttggccacggcgtcgggcaatgggggaatgggcactcccccgttgctgagcctccagcccgtcggcccggtgcgcatgtccggcggcgctggGATGTTCACCTGGAACAGGAGCCACGCCTCCTGTTCGCGGAGCATGcgacggccgaagccgttggccgctgcCTCGTCTCCGaggaaacgctcggccatcgggagagggggagggaggggatgGGTGGCGGCtcacgggagagggagagggagagggagagggagagggagagggagggctcggcggcggcgctcgggagaagTAGAGCTCGGCGGTGAGGGCGGGGCTAGTGTGGCCACAGGAGAGtgaggccaccggcttatatagccgcgccgcgcccgtgtgtatgcgtgcgagggaggggaggcatcGGCGGgccgtcccgtgacgcgccgcccgtgaggaatcaatggcaaggctgaccggcgacagccttgccattgattccccgcggaaaACCGATGCGTTGGGGGACGACGAGGCGCGGTGtcactgacgcggctggcccgcggctttttcgcaCCAAAACctctcgccccggcgccccccggcgcgccgggttcggcctgggtccaccGGCGCTGATTTCGGCCTAGGCcgacgaaaatcgggctcctgggggcgcgactggaccgtttttttggcgccggcgcgaaaaaatcgtctGGGGAGGCCTCCCTGGGGACGCGATTGGAGATACTTTTAGGGGTTGGAAATGCAGCAACACTAATTATCAATGAGTGTatagaaagaaaatggaaaaagggATTTCGAAGAATCCTTCGAGAATTAGATCCACTTTATTTGAGTTGCAAAATTCCTGCTATGAATTTCAGGAAATTCGTTGTATCTCTGGATTCCCGAGAATCTGAAGTTGTGTGTTTGTTTACTGTGCCGTTGTGCAGCTGTAGGAGTTGTATGTGTGTTGTGAAATATTAATAATATGACTTGTTGATGAGTATGATGTTTATATGCAGAATAAAGAGCAGTTAGCTGTTTTGACTACATGAATGGAGAATTGGCAAAAAAATAACCATATATGAAATATTAAATAATCTACAAATGTAATGATTGTAGAAACATATTATCCAAAATATGCCTATGAAACATGGCATCCAAATAAGCATGAACCATCATAGTCTTACATATGAAAAATATCCTTTAAAATATGCACTAACCATCATAGTTTTACATGCGCACATATCATCCAAAATATGCACCAATGATCTTAATCTCATCAAGCAATATGTCAAACTATGGTTGATCCTCCAATGATCATTTAGCAATGGACTCACAAGTTGCTTGcatggttgttggaaatatgccctagaggcaataataaattgattattattatatttccttgttcatgataatcgtttattatccatgctagaattgtattgataggaaactcagatacatgtgtggatacatagacaacaccatgtccctagtaagcctctagttgactagcttgttgatcaatagatggttacggtttcctgaccatggacattggatgtcgttgataacgggatcacatcattaggagaatgatgtgatggacaagacccaatcctaagcatagcactagatcgtgtagttcgtacgctaaagcttttctaatgtcaagtatcatttccttagaccatgagattgtgcaactcccggatactgtaggagtgctttgggtgtgccaaacgtcacaacgtaactgggtggctataaaggtacactacgggtatctccgaaagtgtctgttgggtgggcacgaatcgagactgggatttatcactccgtgtgacggagaggtatctctgggcccactcggtaggacatcatcatgtgcacaatgtgaccaaggagttgatcacgggatgatgtgttacggaacgagtaaagagacttgccggtaacgagattgaacaaggtatcgggataccgacgatcgaatctcgggcaagtatcgtatcgctagacaaagggaattgtatacgggattgattaagtccttgacatcgtggttcatccgatgagatcatcgtggaacatgtgggagccaacatgggtatccagatcccgctgttggttattgaccggagagtcatctcggtcatgcctgcatgtctcccgaacccgtagggtctacacacttaaggttcggtgacgctagggttatagagatattagtatgcggtaacccgaaagttgttcggagtcctggatgagatcccggacgtcacgaggagttccggaatggtccggaggtaaagaattatatataggaagtgctatttcggccatcgggacaagtttcggggtcaccggtattgtaccgggaccaccggaagggtcccgggggtccaccgggtggggccacctaccccggggggccacatgggctgtaggagtgtgcgccttggcctgtatgggccaagggcaccagccccaagaggcccatgcgccaagagataaggaaaggaagagtcctaaagggggaaggcacctccgaggtgccttgaggaggatggactcctcccgggccgcacccttccttggaggaagggccaaggctgcgccttccccctctcccttggccctatatatagcggggggaagggagggcaaccatacctaagccctggcgcctccctctccctcccatgacacatctccctcctcccgcagcgcttggcgaagccctgttggaatcccgctacttccaccaccacgccgtcgtgctgttggaactccatcaacctctccttcccccttgctggattaagaaggaggagacgtcgctgctccgtacgtgtgttgaacgcggaggtgccgtccgttcggcgctaggatcatcggtgatttggatcacgacgagtacaactccatcaaccccgttctcttgaacgcttccgcgcgcgatctacaagtgtatgtagatacactcctccctcgttgctagatgactccatagattgatcttggtgatgcgtagaaaattttgaatttctgctacgttccccaacagtggcatcatgagctaggtctattgcgtagattctatgcacgagtagaacacaaagtagttgtgggcgttaattttgttcaatatgcttaccgttactagtccaatcttgattcggcggcattgtgtgatgaagcggcccggaccaaccttacacatacgcttacgtgagaccggttccaccgactaacatgcactagttgcataaggtggctggcgggtgtttgtctttcccactttagtcggatcggattcgatgaaaagggtccttatgaagggtaaatagcaatgggcatatcacgttgtggtctttgcgtaggtaagaaacgttcttgctagaaacccatagcagccacgtaaaacatgcaaacaacaattagaggacgtctaacttgtttttgcagggtatgctatgtgatgtgatatggccatgaagaatatgatgaatgatatgtgatgtatgagattgatcatgttcttgtaataggaatcacgacttgcatgtcgatgagtatgacaaccggcaggagccataggagttgtctttatttatttatgacctgcgtgtcaacttaaacgtcatgtaattactttactttattgctaaagcgttagccatagtagtagaagtaatagatgacgagacaacttcaagaagacacgatgatggagatcatggtgtcatgccggtgacaacgatgatcatggagccccgaagatggagatcaaaaggagcaaaatgatattggccatatcatgtcactatttgattgcatgtgatgtttatcatgtttatgcatcttatttgcttagaacaacggtagtaaataagatgatccctctttaaaatttcaagaaagtgttccccctaactgtgcaccgttgcgacagttcgttgtttcgaagcaccacgtgatgatcgggtgtgatagattctaacgttcacatacaacaggtgtaagacagatttacacacgcgaaacacttaggttgacctgacgagcctagcatgtatagacatggcctcggaacacaagagaccgaaaggtcgagcatgagtcgtatggtagatacgatcaacatgaagatgttcaccgatgatgactagtccgtctcacgtgatgatcggacacggcctagttgactcggatcatgtaatcacttagatgactagagggatgtctatctgagtgggagttcataagatgaacttaattatcctgaacatagtcaaaaggtcttcgcaaattatgtcgtagttcgcgcttcagttctactgtttagatatgttcctagagaaaatttagttgaaagttgatagtagcaattatgcggactaggtccgtaaactgaggattgtcctcattgcttcttagaaggcttatgtccttaatgcaccgctcagtgtgctgaacctcgaacattgtctgtggatgttgcgaacatctgacatacacgttttgataactacatgatagttcagttaaacggtttagagttgaggcaccgaagacgttttgaaacgtcgcgaaacatatgagatgtttcgagggctgaagttggaacttcaggctcgtgcccacgtcaagaggtataagacctccgatgattttcttagcctgcaaactaagggagaaaagctcaattgttgagcttgtgctcagattgtctgagtacaacaatcatttgaatcgagtgggagttgatcttccagatgagatagtgatgttttctccaaagtcattaccaccaagctgctagagcttcatgatgaactatgatatatcagggatatatatgatgatccttgagatactcGCAATGTTTGActccacaaaagtagaaatcaagaaggagcatcaattgttgatggttggtgaaaccactagtttcaagaagggcaagggcaagaagggatacttcatgaaacggcaattcagctgctgctctggtgaagaaacccaaggttgaacccaaacccgagactaagtgcttctgtaatcaggggaacagccactggagcagaattaccctagatacttggtagattagaaggttgtcgctagaagtatattggatatacattatgttaatgtgtactttactagtactcctagtagcaccagggtattagataccggttcggttgctaagtgttagtaactcgaaataaaagctacggaataaacgaagactagctaaaggtgagctgacgatatgtgttggaagtgtttccaatgttgatatgatcaagcatcgcatgctccctctaccatcgagattggtgttaaacctaaataattgttatttggtgtttgcgttgagcgtagacatgattggattatgactatcgcaatacggttattcatttaaagagaataatagttactctatttatttgaataataccttcaatggtcttgcacctaaaatggtttattgaatctcgatcctagtgatacacatgttcatgccaaaagatataagatagtaatgatagtaccacatacttgtggcactgcaatttgagtcatattggtataaaacgcatgaagaagctccatgttgatggatctttggactcacttgattttgaatcacttgagacatgtgaaccatgcctattggtatatatgcatgaagaaactccatgcaaatggaccgtttggactcacttgattttgaatcacttgagacatgcaaatcataccacatgggcaagatgactgaaagcctcgttttcagtaaaatggaactagaaagcaacttgttg
The window above is part of the Triticum aestivum cultivar Chinese Spring chromosome 2A, IWGSC CS RefSeq v2.1, whole genome shotgun sequence genome. Proteins encoded here:
- the LOC123184945 gene encoding probable calcium-binding protein CML46; this translates as MADATAPRPFLRRVLSFREPLQLQLIPYLVGFLGTVASAFFHSYASFLQSFARSIVVPSPAAYAKCAYATSSAAHVAPCCEDVHAEEEEEDEELRKEEVEAIMARIGLGVTAAGDGLSATLGHAEVSRLFDAEEPSFAEVRRAFAVFDGDADGFIGAADLQGALARLGFPEVDDAACRAMISSSCGSRDGRMNLFQFVRFLEDGLC